The Aquisalimonas asiatica genome has a window encoding:
- a CDS encoding NCS2 family permease has product MNQWLDKQFGFTEQGSNWRQETVAGVTTFLAMAYILFVNASILSVAGMDSGAVFVATALSAALACIIMGLWANYPIALAPGMGLNAFFVYTVVLGMDVPWETALAGVLVSGILFLILTLSKVREKMINAIPLQLKMAAGAGIGLFIAFIGLQNAEIVVEYEATLVTLGDLGEPAPLLAIAGVIITAALLVRRLNGAVFYGIIITSVLGMLIGFVAPPEAIVDSIPSLAPTFGVAIVHLPDILLAPELWLVVFTFLFVDIFDTAGTLMAVANQAGFIKDNKLPRASRAMGADSTATVVGAVLGTSTTTAYIESAAGVSAGGRTGFTSLVVAALFLISLFFSPLLEIFLEHPELTAPALIIVGVLMASALGNIDWKAPEFAIPAFVTVVAMPLTFSIATGLAMGFVLYPITMICCGRAKEVHPLVYVLSVVCLIYFIWGA; this is encoded by the coding sequence ATGAATCAATGGCTGGATAAACAGTTCGGTTTCACGGAACAGGGCAGCAACTGGCGCCAGGAGACGGTGGCGGGGGTCACCACATTCCTGGCCATGGCCTACATCCTCTTCGTCAACGCATCCATCCTGTCGGTCGCCGGTATGGACTCGGGCGCGGTATTCGTCGCCACCGCCCTGTCCGCGGCACTGGCGTGCATCATCATGGGCCTGTGGGCCAACTATCCCATCGCGCTGGCACCCGGTATGGGGCTGAACGCGTTTTTTGTATACACCGTTGTACTGGGAATGGACGTTCCGTGGGAAACCGCGCTGGCCGGGGTGCTGGTCTCCGGCATCCTCTTCCTGATCCTGACCCTCAGCAAGGTGCGGGAGAAGATGATCAACGCCATCCCGCTGCAGCTGAAGATGGCGGCGGGCGCGGGCATCGGGCTGTTCATCGCCTTCATCGGCCTGCAGAACGCCGAGATCGTGGTGGAGTACGAAGCAACGCTGGTCACTCTCGGCGATCTCGGTGAACCGGCGCCGTTGCTCGCCATTGCCGGGGTCATCATTACCGCCGCGCTCCTGGTCCGCCGCCTGAACGGCGCGGTGTTCTACGGCATTATCATCACCTCGGTCCTCGGCATGCTCATCGGCTTCGTAGCACCGCCCGAAGCCATCGTGGACTCGATCCCGAGCCTTGCGCCCACCTTCGGCGTGGCCATCGTTCACCTGCCGGATATTCTGCTGGCACCGGAGCTCTGGCTGGTGGTGTTCACCTTCCTGTTCGTGGACATCTTCGACACCGCCGGCACGCTGATGGCGGTGGCGAACCAGGCGGGCTTCATCAAGGACAACAAGCTGCCGCGGGCCAGCCGCGCCATGGGCGCCGACTCCACGGCCACGGTGGTGGGCGCGGTGCTCGGCACCTCCACCACCACGGCCTATATCGAGTCGGCGGCGGGCGTGTCAGCAGGCGGACGCACCGGGTTCACCTCGCTGGTGGTGGCGGCGCTGTTCCTGATCAGCCTGTTCTTCTCGCCGCTGCTGGAGATTTTCCTGGAGCACCCGGAGCTCACGGCCCCGGCACTGATCATCGTCGGCGTGCTCATGGCATCCGCGCTGGGCAATATCGACTGGAAGGCGCCGGAGTTCGCCATCCCGGCGTTCGTGACCGTGGTCGCCATGCCGCTGACGTTCAGCATTGCCACCGGGCTTGCCATGGGCTTCGTGCTCTACCCGATCACCATGATCTGCTGCGGGCGCGCGAAAGAAGTGCACCCGCTGGTGTACGTGCTGTCGGTGGTCTGCCTGATCTACTTCATCTGGGGCGCCTGA
- a CDS encoding MFS transporter: MTTGRAAHPRRYLVFALFAAGFLLSYVLRGVNVAFEEKLASGFGLESAAVGAVTASFFLAFALVQPLVGYLLDRIGPRRTQSLLLIVAAVGAAVFALAAGLAGLMTGRVLLGIGLAASLTAGYKAIAEVFPAAQVPLFNGLLASVGSLGVVLVGTPLDALLYVLDWRQIMGVLGAIALVLTVLLWLLVPEPPRTPAGQESADGPGLFGYMADPRYWSILPLGILNQSMFLAMQTLWLMPFLRQTMDYSRGEAAMSVSVVGVALIFGGVGLGALASWMLRFRIEVAVTAGIAMSLFPLVQTWVLLQGEAVTQATWFLFGVTGGSGMVLYAVFARTFPGSMLGRLSTTYTLGVFLGTFLLQAAYGWLLDLGQAAGRTPEEAHVGIWALLIALQVVAVACYWGMTPARRRRAAAAYRHP, from the coding sequence GTGACAACGGGGCGCGCCGCGCATCCCCGCCGGTATCTGGTGTTCGCGTTGTTCGCGGCGGGATTCCTGCTGTCCTACGTCCTTCGCGGGGTCAACGTCGCCTTCGAGGAGAAGCTGGCCAGCGGGTTCGGGCTGGAGTCCGCGGCAGTGGGGGCGGTCACCGCCAGCTTCTTTCTGGCGTTCGCGCTGGTCCAGCCCCTGGTCGGCTACCTCCTTGACCGGATTGGCCCCCGCCGCACCCAGAGTCTGTTGCTGATTGTCGCGGCCGTGGGCGCAGCGGTCTTCGCCCTGGCGGCGGGGCTGGCGGGGCTCATGACCGGGCGCGTGCTGCTGGGAATCGGTCTGGCTGCCAGCCTGACCGCCGGCTACAAGGCCATCGCCGAGGTCTTCCCGGCGGCGCAGGTGCCGCTGTTCAACGGGCTGCTCGCCTCCGTGGGGAGTCTCGGTGTCGTCCTGGTGGGGACGCCGCTGGATGCGCTTCTGTATGTGCTGGACTGGCGGCAGATCATGGGCGTGCTGGGTGCCATCGCCCTGGTGCTGACGGTGCTGCTCTGGCTGCTGGTGCCCGAGCCGCCAAGGACGCCGGCGGGGCAGGAGAGTGCGGACGGGCCGGGTCTCTTCGGCTATATGGCCGACCCGCGCTACTGGTCGATCCTGCCTCTGGGTATTCTCAATCAGTCCATGTTCCTGGCCATGCAGACCCTGTGGCTGATGCCGTTTCTGCGCCAGACCATGGACTACAGCCGTGGTGAAGCGGCCATGAGCGTGTCGGTGGTGGGCGTCGCCCTGATCTTCGGCGGGGTGGGGCTCGGCGCGCTGGCGAGCTGGATGCTGCGCTTCCGCATTGAGGTGGCGGTGACCGCCGGTATCGCCATGTCGCTGTTTCCGCTCGTCCAGACGTGGGTGCTGTTGCAGGGTGAGGCGGTGACCCAGGCGACCTGGTTCCTGTTCGGTGTCACCGGTGGTTCGGGCATGGTGCTGTATGCCGTGTTCGCGCGCACGTTCCCCGGGTCCATGTTGGGGCGTCTCAGCACCACCTACACCCTGGGCGTGTTCCTGGGTACGTTCCTGCTGCAGGCGGCCTACGGGTGGCTGCTGGATCTGGGACAGGCGGCGGGCAGGACGCCGGAGGAGGCCCACGTGGGGATCTGGGCGCTGCTGATTGCACTGCAGGTGGTGGCCGTCGCCTGCTACTGGGGCATGACCCCCGCCCGGCGTCGCCGCGCCGCCGCCGCGTATCGGCATCCGTAG
- a CDS encoding uracil-xanthine permease family protein, giving the protein MPDQDETQHRSDSTTADPATEQVRDPDVTPPLSKAIPLGLQHVMAMFAGNVTPPIIIAGVIGATTGETVFLIQVALFVAGVCTLLQTLGAGPIGARLPIVQGTSFGFMPVALPMASTFGLPTVLGAAFIAGLFQIGLGAILKKIRHWFSPVVTGIVVLLIGISLMPVGLNYAAGGGDGSASDYASPANLGMALFVLVVTVIVHQYGKGIFKAASVLVGLAVGYVTAIALGMVDFSPVAEASWFALPQPFVYGMQFELAAIVGMVLIMFVVGLETIGNITAITVGGAGRQPKGRELSGGVMADGAATSFAAIFNTLPNTAFAQNVGLVTLTGVVSRHVVTIGGLFLIALGLVPKLGGVVSAMPEPVLGGAAVVMFGMIASAGLKILQRCELDQRNLLIIAVAIGLGVGLPATEEIADTLPGQVGVLLKSGLVPAAIAALFLDAVLPRAKGQGYEAPEAEQASDDDAPADDAPAGSENR; this is encoded by the coding sequence ATGCCTGACCAGGACGAGACGCAGCACCGGTCCGACAGCACCACCGCCGACCCCGCCACGGAGCAGGTTCGCGACCCGGACGTAACCCCACCGCTCAGCAAAGCCATTCCCCTCGGCCTGCAGCACGTCATGGCGATGTTCGCCGGCAACGTGACCCCACCCATCATCATCGCCGGCGTCATCGGCGCCACTACCGGCGAGACGGTGTTCCTGATTCAGGTGGCGCTGTTCGTCGCCGGTGTCTGCACCCTGCTGCAGACCCTGGGTGCCGGCCCCATCGGCGCACGCCTGCCCATCGTGCAGGGCACCAGCTTCGGGTTCATGCCGGTGGCCCTGCCAATGGCCAGCACCTTCGGCTTGCCCACCGTCCTCGGGGCGGCCTTCATCGCGGGGCTGTTCCAGATCGGCCTGGGGGCCATTCTCAAGAAAATACGCCACTGGTTCTCACCCGTGGTCACCGGCATTGTCGTGCTGCTGATCGGTATTTCGCTCATGCCGGTGGGCCTCAACTATGCCGCGGGTGGCGGTGACGGCTCGGCATCCGACTACGCCTCTCCGGCCAACCTGGGCATGGCGCTGTTCGTGCTGGTGGTCACCGTCATCGTGCACCAGTACGGCAAGGGCATTTTCAAGGCGGCATCCGTTCTGGTCGGTCTGGCCGTGGGGTATGTCACCGCCATCGCCCTGGGCATGGTGGACTTCTCCCCGGTGGCCGAGGCGAGCTGGTTCGCCCTGCCCCAGCCCTTCGTCTACGGCATGCAGTTCGAGCTGGCGGCCATCGTCGGCATGGTGCTGATCATGTTCGTGGTGGGGCTGGAGACCATTGGCAACATCACGGCCATCACCGTGGGCGGTGCCGGCCGGCAGCCCAAGGGGCGCGAGCTATCCGGCGGCGTGATGGCGGACGGCGCCGCCACGTCGTTCGCCGCAATCTTCAACACCCTGCCGAACACGGCCTTCGCCCAGAATGTGGGCCTGGTGACCCTCACCGGCGTTGTCAGCCGCCACGTGGTCACCATCGGCGGCCTGTTCCTGATCGCCCTGGGGCTCGTTCCCAAGCTTGGCGGGGTGGTCTCGGCCATGCCGGAACCGGTGCTGGGCGGTGCGGCCGTGGTGATGTTCGGCATGATCGCCTCCGCGGGCCTGAAGATCCTGCAGCGCTGCGAACTGGACCAGCGCAACCTGCTCATCATCGCGGTCGCCATCGGCCTCGGCGTCGGCCTCCCGGCCACCGAGGAGATCGCCGACACGCTGCCCGGCCAGGTGGGCGTGCTGCTGAAGTCCGGGCTCGTGCCGGCCGCCATCGCCGCCCTGTTCCTGGATGCGGTGCTGCCCCGGGCCAAGGGGCAGGGGTATGAAGCACCGGAGGCGGAGCAGGCATCGGACGACGACGCCCCGGCCGACGATGCACCCGCCGGTAGCGAAAACCGCTGA
- a CDS encoding DSD1 family PLP-dependent enzyme translates to MSTNVPALVGTPVEDVLTPCLLVDLDAYERNVERMANYINGQGLRHRAHAKTHKSPNIALDQIAHGAVGVCCQKVSEAEAMVNGGVRDVLVSNQVIQPAMIDRLAALARQARVLVCVDDMDNIDQINAAALRYKAPIEVLVEVDVGAGRCGVAPGEAAVPLAKRIAASEGLRFAGLQAYQGKAQHVHDFDERKGRIDEAIAAVKHTVELLEAEDLACDIVAGAGTGTYTFEGESGVYNELQCGSYVFMDADYQRIKMQDGRHIDDFENSLFIYSTVMSKTKADKAICDAGLKAQSVDSGVAVVFGRDDIEYIGASDEHGVIKDQDNVLRLGEKLKLVPGHCDPTVNIYDWYVGVRNGRVECLWPITGRGMCL, encoded by the coding sequence ATGAGCACCAATGTCCCCGCCCTCGTGGGCACCCCTGTTGAAGACGTTCTCACCCCCTGCCTGCTGGTGGATCTGGACGCCTACGAACGCAACGTCGAACGGATGGCGAACTACATCAACGGCCAGGGGCTGCGCCACCGGGCGCACGCCAAGACGCACAAGTCCCCCAACATCGCCCTGGACCAGATCGCCCACGGCGCGGTGGGCGTGTGCTGCCAGAAGGTCAGCGAGGCCGAGGCCATGGTCAACGGCGGCGTGCGCGACGTGCTGGTCTCGAACCAGGTCATCCAGCCCGCCATGATCGACCGTCTGGCTGCCCTCGCCCGCCAGGCACGCGTGCTGGTGTGCGTGGACGACATGGACAACATCGACCAGATCAACGCCGCCGCCCTGCGTTACAAGGCCCCCATCGAGGTGCTGGTTGAGGTGGACGTGGGCGCCGGCCGCTGTGGCGTGGCCCCCGGCGAAGCCGCGGTGCCCCTGGCCAAGCGCATTGCCGCCTCCGAGGGGCTGCGCTTTGCCGGCCTGCAGGCCTATCAGGGCAAGGCGCAGCACGTGCACGACTTTGACGAGCGCAAGGGCAGGATCGACGAGGCCATTGCCGCGGTGAAGCACACCGTGGAACTGCTCGAAGCCGAAGACCTGGCCTGCGACATCGTTGCCGGGGCCGGCACCGGCACCTACACCTTCGAGGGCGAGAGCGGCGTCTACAACGAGCTCCAGTGCGGCTCCTACGTCTTCATGGACGCCGACTACCAACGCATCAAGATGCAGGACGGCCGCCACATCGACGACTTCGAGAACAGCCTGTTCATCTACTCCACGGTGATGAGCAAGACCAAGGCGGACAAGGCGATCTGCGACGCCGGCCTCAAGGCCCAGAGCGTGGACTCCGGCGTGGCAGTGGTGTTCGGGCGGGACGACATCGAGTACATCGGCGCCTCGGACGAGCACGGCGTCATCAAGGACCAGGACAACGTCCTGCGCCTGGGCGAGAAGCTCAAGCTGGTGCCCGGCCACTGCGACCCGACGGTCAACATCTACGACTGGTACGTGGGCGTGCGCAACGGTCGCGTGGAGTGCCTGTGGCCCATTACTGGCCGCGGCATGTGCCTGTAA
- the bhcA gene encoding L-aspartate--glyoxylate aminotransferase BhcA, with product MENQNPVFIPGPTNIPERLRKAMSVPTWDHRSPEFGRMFVPLLQDLKQPFGTTRGDVAVFTASGTGGWETAITNTLSPGDTVLAARYGMFSHRWIDLCERHGLDVKVIDCGWGEGAPIAAYRDALAADTDHRIKAVLSVHNETATGVRSDVGAVREAMDAADHPAMLFVDGVSSIGSMEFRMDDWGVDMAVAGSQKGFMLATGLAIVAASPKAQAAMETAQLPRCYFDLRDMLAAGGKGSYPYTPAIGLIEGLRESVNMLLAEGLDNVHARHFRIAEGVRRAVAAWGMEVCARHPELNSDTVTAIMVPDGFDSTELVNYANETYGVSFGIGLGQVAGQLFRIGHLGQMSDVMALSGIATAEMAMKDLGYPIELGSGVAAAQEYYRANSAVAQRKTA from the coding sequence ATGGAAAACCAGAACCCCGTATTCATCCCGGGGCCGACGAATATCCCGGAGCGCCTGCGCAAGGCGATGAGCGTGCCCACCTGGGATCACCGCTCGCCGGAGTTCGGCCGCATGTTCGTGCCGCTGCTGCAGGACCTCAAGCAGCCCTTCGGCACCACCCGGGGCGACGTGGCCGTATTCACCGCCAGCGGCACCGGCGGCTGGGAGACGGCCATCACCAACACCCTCTCCCCCGGCGATACGGTCCTGGCGGCGCGCTACGGCATGTTCTCCCACCGCTGGATCGATCTATGCGAACGCCACGGCCTGGACGTGAAGGTGATCGACTGCGGGTGGGGTGAAGGCGCCCCCATCGCCGCCTATCGCGACGCGCTGGCGGCGGACACCGATCACCGCATCAAGGCGGTGCTCAGCGTCCACAACGAGACGGCCACCGGCGTGCGCAGCGACGTGGGCGCCGTGCGCGAGGCCATGGATGCAGCGGACCACCCGGCCATGCTGTTCGTCGACGGCGTCAGCTCCATCGGCTCCATGGAATTCCGCATGGACGACTGGGGCGTGGACATGGCGGTGGCCGGCTCCCAGAAGGGCTTCATGCTCGCCACCGGGCTCGCCATCGTCGCCGCCAGCCCGAAGGCCCAGGCGGCCATGGAGACGGCGCAGCTGCCACGTTGCTACTTCGACCTGCGCGACATGCTCGCCGCCGGCGGCAAGGGCTCTTACCCCTACACCCCGGCCATCGGCCTCATCGAAGGGCTGCGCGAGAGCGTGAACATGCTGCTTGCCGAAGGCCTGGACAACGTTCATGCCCGCCACTTCCGCATCGCCGAAGGGGTCCGCCGCGCCGTGGCCGCCTGGGGCATGGAAGTCTGTGCGCGGCACCCGGAGCTCAACTCCGACACGGTCACCGCGATCATGGTCCCGGACGGGTTCGACAGCACCGAGCTGGTCAACTATGCCAACGAGACCTACGGCGTGAGCTTCGGCATCGGCCTTGGCCAGGTCGCAGGGCAGCTGTTCCGGATCGGCCACCTGGGACAGATGAGCGACGTCATGGCCCTGTCCGGCATCGCCACCGCCGAGATGGCCATGAAGGACCTGGGCTACCCCATCGAGCTGGGCAGCGGCGTGGCCGCAGCTCAGGAGTACTACCGGGCGAACAGCGCGGTGGCCCAGCGCAAGACCGCCTGA
- the bhcB gene encoding beta-hydroxyaspartate dehydratase BhcB codes for MYIPSFDDARVAHERIKPWIHRTPVLTSETLDRMSGARLLFKCENLQKAGAFKVRGATNAVFSLTDEEAARGVATHSSGNHALSLSRAAGCRGIPGTVIMPETASRAKMRAVEGYGGEIITCKPSLEARERTLNDLVERTGANFVHPYNDHRVIAGQATCSLELNEDAGPLDAVVAPIGGGGMISGTSLTLSSIAPDTRIYAAEPKNADDAYRSFKAGHIIEDDAPDTVADGLKVSLRDLSWHFVSSYVTDILLTTEEEIIDAMRLVWERMKIVIEPSSAVAVAAILKNPDVFRGQRVGVILTGGNVDMYKLPWLAK; via the coding sequence ATGTACATACCCAGTTTCGACGATGCCAGGGTTGCCCACGAGCGTATCAAGCCGTGGATCCACCGCACGCCGGTGCTCACCAGCGAGACGCTGGACCGCATGAGCGGCGCCCGGCTGTTGTTCAAGTGCGAGAACCTGCAGAAAGCGGGGGCGTTCAAGGTGCGCGGCGCCACCAACGCGGTGTTCAGCCTCACGGACGAGGAAGCCGCCCGCGGCGTGGCCACGCACTCCTCCGGCAACCACGCCCTGTCGCTGAGCCGCGCCGCCGGCTGCCGCGGCATCCCGGGCACCGTGATCATGCCCGAGACGGCGAGCCGCGCGAAGATGCGCGCGGTGGAGGGCTACGGCGGCGAGATCATCACCTGCAAGCCCAGCCTGGAGGCGCGCGAGCGGACGCTGAACGACCTGGTGGAGCGTACCGGTGCCAACTTCGTGCACCCGTACAACGACCACCGCGTCATCGCCGGCCAGGCCACCTGCTCACTGGAGCTGAACGAGGACGCCGGCCCCCTGGATGCCGTGGTCGCACCCATCGGTGGCGGCGGCATGATCAGCGGCACGTCGCTGACCCTCTCCAGCATCGCGCCGGATACGCGCATCTACGCCGCCGAACCGAAGAACGCGGACGACGCCTACCGCTCCTTCAAGGCGGGCCACATCATCGAGGACGACGCCCCGGACACCGTTGCCGACGGGCTCAAGGTCTCTCTGCGCGACCTGAGCTGGCACTTCGTCTCCAGCTACGTCACCGACATCCTGCTGACCACCGAGGAGGAGATCATCGACGCCATGCGGCTGGTATGGGAGCGCATGAAGATCGTCATCGAGCCCTCCAGCGCGGTTGCGGTGGCCGCCATTCTCAAGAACCCCGACGTATTCCGCGGCCAGCGGGTGGGCGTGATCCTCACCGGCGGCAACGTGGACATGTACAAGCTGCCCTGGCTCGCGAAGTGA
- a CDS encoding NADP-dependent malic enzyme has translation MSDQLRDSAIEYHRQPRPGKLEVTPTKPLATQRDLALAYSPGVASACELIVEDAREAASVTARGNLVGVVSNGTAVLGLGNIGPLASKPVMEGKGVLFKKFSGIDVFDVEVDEADPDRLVDIIASLEPTFGGINLEDIKSPECFEVEERLKERMNIPVFHDDQHGTAIITAAAVRNGLRLVEKDVGEVKLVCSGAGAAAVACLELLVGMGIRQDNILMLDSRGVVHTGREGLHPRQRAFARDVDARTLAEAIPDADIFLGLSAPGVLSREMVAGMARDPLILAMSNPIPEILPEDAQAERPDCIMATGRSDYPNQVNNVLCFPFIFRGALDVGATTINEAMKLACVEAIADLAMEESSDIVANAYGDTSLHFGPDYLIPKPFDPRLIVRVAPAVARAAMETGVAARPITDFNAYRRQLNTFVFRSGLVMKPVLEQARQKPRRIVYAEGEQDRVLRAVQVVVDDGLGEPILVGRRKVVEMRIERLGLRLKMDKDFELVDPEDDPRYRDYWTLYHGIMERNGVTPDQARTIVRTRNTVIAALMVRRNEADAMISGVVGRYHQHLYHIESVLGRQAGCNNIAAMNALILRKGTFFLCDTYVNSNPGAEQIAEMAVLAAEEVQRFGMTPKLALLSHSSFGSSDADSADKMRTALSLIRERAPALEVEGEMHGDAALSEEIRERIFPNSTLKGTANLLILPTLDAANIAFNLLKGASDGVSIGPILLGAAEPAHILTPSVTVRGIINMSAVACVEAGMRDAAPA, from the coding sequence ATGTCCGACCAACTGCGTGACAGCGCGATCGAATACCACCGCCAGCCCCGCCCCGGAAAGCTGGAGGTCACCCCCACCAAACCCCTCGCCACCCAGCGGGACCTGGCGCTGGCCTACTCCCCGGGGGTGGCGTCGGCGTGCGAACTGATCGTGGAGGACGCCAGGGAAGCGGCATCTGTCACCGCCCGGGGCAACCTGGTCGGTGTGGTCAGTAACGGCACCGCGGTGCTCGGGCTGGGCAACATCGGCCCGCTGGCCTCCAAGCCGGTGATGGAGGGCAAGGGCGTGCTGTTCAAGAAGTTCTCCGGCATCGATGTGTTCGACGTGGAAGTGGACGAAGCCGACCCCGACCGGCTGGTGGACATCATCGCCAGCCTGGAGCCCACCTTTGGCGGCATCAACCTGGAAGACATCAAGTCGCCGGAGTGCTTCGAGGTGGAAGAGCGCCTGAAGGAGCGCATGAACATCCCGGTGTTCCACGACGATCAGCACGGCACCGCCATCATTACCGCCGCCGCCGTGCGCAACGGGCTGCGCCTGGTGGAAAAGGACGTCGGCGAGGTCAAGCTGGTGTGCTCCGGCGCCGGCGCGGCCGCCGTGGCCTGCCTGGAGTTGCTGGTGGGCATGGGTATCCGGCAGGACAACATACTGATGCTGGACTCCCGCGGTGTCGTGCACACGGGCCGCGAGGGCCTGCACCCGCGGCAGCGGGCGTTCGCCAGGGACGTGGACGCGCGCACCCTGGCCGAGGCGATTCCGGATGCGGACATCTTCCTGGGGCTGTCGGCACCGGGCGTGCTGAGCCGGGAGATGGTCGCCGGCATGGCCCGTGACCCGCTGATTCTGGCCATGTCCAACCCGATCCCGGAGATCCTGCCGGAAGACGCCCAGGCCGAGCGGCCGGACTGCATCATGGCCACGGGTCGCTCCGACTACCCGAACCAGGTCAACAACGTCCTGTGCTTCCCGTTCATCTTCCGCGGCGCCCTGGACGTGGGTGCGACCACCATCAACGAAGCCATGAAACTGGCCTGTGTCGAGGCCATCGCCGATCTGGCCATGGAGGAGTCGTCCGACATCGTCGCCAACGCCTACGGCGATACCAGTCTGCACTTCGGCCCGGACTACCTGATCCCGAAGCCCTTCGACCCGCGCCTGATCGTCCGGGTCGCTCCGGCCGTGGCCCGCGCCGCCATGGAAACCGGTGTCGCGGCGCGGCCGATTACCGACTTCAACGCCTACCGGCGCCAGCTGAATACCTTCGTGTTCCGTTCCGGCCTGGTGATGAAGCCGGTACTGGAGCAGGCGCGCCAGAAGCCGCGGCGGATCGTGTACGCCGAAGGCGAGCAGGACCGCGTGCTGCGCGCGGTGCAGGTGGTCGTGGACGACGGTCTGGGCGAGCCCATCCTGGTGGGGCGACGCAAGGTGGTGGAGATGCGCATCGAGCGCCTGGGCCTGCGCCTGAAGATGGACAAGGACTTCGAGCTGGTGGATCCGGAGGACGACCCGCGCTACCGGGACTACTGGACCCTCTACCACGGCATCATGGAGCGCAACGGCGTCACCCCCGACCAGGCCCGCACCATCGTGCGCACCCGCAACACGGTGATTGCCGCGCTCATGGTCCGCCGCAATGAGGCCGACGCCATGATCAGCGGCGTGGTCGGGCGCTACCACCAGCACCTCTACCACATCGAATCGGTGCTCGGCCGGCAGGCGGGCTGCAACAACATTGCCGCCATGAACGCGCTGATCCTGCGCAAGGGGACGTTCTTCCTCTGCGACACCTACGTGAACAGCAACCCCGGCGCCGAGCAGATCGCGGAGATGGCCGTGCTGGCGGCGGAAGAAGTCCAGCGTTTCGGCATGACACCGAAGCTCGCCCTGCTGTCCCACTCCAGCTTCGGCTCCTCCGACGCCGACTCCGCGGACAAGATGCGCACGGCGCTGTCGCTGATCCGGGAGCGGGCCCCGGCCCTGGAGGTGGAAGGCGAAATGCACGGTGATGCGGCGCTCTCGGAGGAGATCCGCGAACGCATCTTCCCCAACTCCACACTCAAGGGCACGGCCAATCTGCTGATCCTGCCCACGCTGGACGCGGCGAACATCGCCTTCAATCTGCTCAAGGGCGCCAGCGACGGCGTCTCCATCGGGCCGATCCTGCTGGGCGCCGCCGAGCCGGCGCATATCCTCACGCCGTCGGTGACCGTGCGGGGCATCATCAACATGAGCGCCGTCGCCTGCGTCGAGGCCGGAATGCGCGACGCCGCACCTGCCTGA
- the bhcR gene encoding HTH-type transcriptional regulator BhcR, giving the protein MADDRERRRKRGRPRSDRPQDATGTVQALDRGLRLLALLAEQDEMTLTEIGLDAGIAPTTAYRLLVTLQQRDMVTFDEEAQTWSIGVETFRIGSAFLRRTNYLEAGRPVMRRLMEASGETSNMAIQDGSDVVFVSQIETHKPIRAFFRPGTRGHMHASGIGKALLAERSEQDVRAIITEKGLPAFTDTTLTTADALFADLARTRERGWAVDDEESTTGMRCLAAPVFNEYGEAIAGISISGLAVRLPDTVLDTLGPLVRDAADEVTDNIGGLLPARMATD; this is encoded by the coding sequence ATGGCTGACGATCGGGAACGCCGACGCAAGCGCGGCCGTCCGCGAAGCGACCGGCCACAGGACGCCACCGGCACGGTGCAGGCCCTGGATCGCGGCCTGCGCCTGTTGGCGCTGCTGGCCGAGCAGGACGAGATGACCCTGACCGAAATCGGACTGGATGCCGGTATCGCCCCGACCACCGCCTACCGCCTGCTGGTCACCCTGCAGCAGCGCGACATGGTGACCTTCGACGAGGAGGCGCAGACCTGGTCCATCGGCGTGGAGACATTCCGCATCGGCAGTGCCTTCCTGCGCCGGACCAACTACCTGGAGGCCGGGCGCCCGGTCATGCGACGGCTCATGGAAGCCAGCGGCGAGACTTCCAACATGGCCATCCAGGACGGCAGCGACGTGGTGTTCGTGTCCCAGATCGAGACCCACAAGCCGATCCGCGCGTTCTTCCGCCCGGGGACCCGTGGTCACATGCACGCCTCCGGTATTGGCAAGGCGCTGCTGGCCGAGCGCAGCGAGCAGGACGTGCGCGCCATCATCACGGAAAAGGGGCTGCCGGCGTTCACGGACACTACGCTGACCACGGCGGATGCGCTGTTCGCGGATCTGGCGCGAACCCGCGAGCGGGGCTGGGCCGTGGACGACGAGGAGAGCACCACCGGCATGCGCTGCCTGGCAGCACCGGTCTTCAACGAGTACGGTGAGGCGATCGCGGGCATCTCCATCTCCGGGCTGGCCGTACGACTGCCGGACACGGTGCTGGATACGCTCGGCCCGCTGGTGCGGGACGCCGCGGACGAGGTGACCGACAACATCGGCGGGCTGCTGCCCGCGCGCATGGCAACAGACTGA